The proteins below are encoded in one region of Candidatus Ozemobacteraceae bacterium:
- a CDS encoding Stp1/IreP family PP2C-type Ser/Thr phosphatase, which produces MVRPNNEDYTESFQWNWCSCTGVQESFTALIVADGMGGAAAGEYASSLAVKTIKEKLQASLLSDNVEAVLAGDLREALAGYCKEANAAIYSKAQANPEMEGMGTTIVIAIICRDMLTLCHVGDSRCYMHRENRLKRLTRDHSLVQELIDAGKIAPDQAEKHPNKNVITRALGVAATVEPECSRLPIFTGDVLVLGSDGLCGFVDEHTIKDMVEKQASQPNANLKQLAQNLIECANMNGGADNISVCLYRH; this is translated from the coding sequence ATGGTCCGACCAAACAACGAGGACTACACAGAGAGTTTCCAGTGGAACTGGTGCAGTTGCACGGGCGTCCAGGAGTCGTTCACGGCTCTCATCGTGGCAGACGGCATGGGCGGCGCCGCCGCCGGCGAGTATGCATCCTCGCTCGCCGTGAAAACCATCAAAGAGAAGCTCCAGGCCAGTCTCCTGTCGGACAACGTCGAGGCCGTCCTCGCGGGGGACCTTCGGGAAGCGCTGGCCGGCTACTGCAAAGAGGCGAACGCGGCGATCTATTCCAAGGCCCAGGCGAACCCTGAGATGGAGGGCATGGGAACGACAATCGTCATAGCTATTATATGTCGTGATATGCTCACGCTGTGCCACGTGGGTGACAGCCGCTGCTACATGCACCGGGAAAACCGCCTGAAGCGTCTCACCCGAGATCATTCTCTCGTTCAGGAGTTGATCGACGCAGGCAAGATCGCTCCCGACCAGGCGGAAAAGCATCCGAACAAAAACGTGATCACACGGGCGCTCGGCGTAGCCGCAACGGTCGAGCCGGAGTGTTCACGGCTTCCGATTTTCACGGGGGACGTCCTGGTCCTCGGGAGCGACGGTCTGTGCGGCTTCGTGGACGAACACACGATCAAGGACATGGTCGAGAAGCAGGCTTCCCAGCCCAACGCGAATCTCAAGCAACTCGCCCAGAACCTTATCGAGTGCGCCAACATGAACGGAGGCGCCGACAATATTTCCGTCTGCCTCTATCGCCACTGA